In Anaerobacillus sp. CMMVII, a single window of DNA contains:
- a CDS encoding PepSY domain-containing protein encodes MRLKNKRFFIGLITFFMLFLLLFIFFLFINQDTTLATEEEIVAIVQSQYEGSTVQSVIQKKSEFTIVIDHSLGEYELVINGQTREITALRLLNLHDIESPKDEQGKGQIAILLTEQEAIDIALQEVSGKLDEIELELEDGIMVYEVEIEVDDQTEVTIIINAYTGKVLSVTWD; translated from the coding sequence ATGAGATTGAAAAATAAAAGATTCTTTATCGGACTTATTACATTCTTTATGCTGTTTTTGCTGTTGTTCATATTCTTCCTTTTTATTAATCAAGATACCACTCTTGCAACAGAGGAAGAGATTGTGGCAATTGTGCAGTCACAATATGAAGGTAGCACCGTACAATCCGTCATTCAAAAGAAATCCGAATTTACTATTGTTATCGATCATAGTTTAGGTGAATATGAACTTGTAATAAATGGTCAAACACGAGAGATCACCGCTCTTCGCTTACTAAATCTTCATGATATAGAGAGCCCAAAAGATGAGCAAGGTAAAGGACAAATCGCAATTTTGTTAACGGAACAAGAGGCTATAGACATTGCCCTTCAAGAGGTTAGTGGCAAATTGGATGAAATAGAATTAGAGTTAGAAGATGGGATTATGGTTTATGAAGTTGAAATTGAAGTAGACGATCAAACTGAGGTAACTATCATTATTAATGCCTATACTGGTAAAGTGCTTTCAGTGACCTGGGATTAA